The following are encoded in a window of Cryobacterium sp. CG_9.6 genomic DNA:
- a CDS encoding methyltransferase domain-containing protein, translating into MSRESYTHGHHESVLRSHTWRTVNNSAAYLAPELRPALSLLDVGCGPGTITVDLARRVAPGLVVGIDTATEIIVQADGLARDEGVHNVRFLVGNAYELDFADASFDVVHAHQVMQHLADPVAAMREIRRVLKPGGVFAARDVDYGGVTLYPELPGLDAWRQTYRDVHFWNGGNPDAGRRLKAWVRAAGFSNVTASASIWCFTTDAEREWWGESWAVRATESAFAAHAIESGVADLEQLRTIAAAWRDWVQDPDGWCAMPHGEVLARA; encoded by the coding sequence CTGTCGCGGGAGTCCTATACGCACGGGCATCACGAGAGCGTGCTGCGCTCCCACACCTGGCGCACGGTAAACAACTCGGCGGCCTACCTCGCACCCGAGCTGAGGCCCGCACTCAGCCTGCTCGACGTGGGATGCGGCCCGGGAACCATCACCGTTGACCTGGCCCGGCGGGTTGCCCCCGGTCTGGTCGTGGGAATCGACACGGCCACTGAGATTATCGTGCAGGCCGACGGACTGGCCCGCGACGAGGGCGTGCACAACGTGAGATTTTTGGTGGGGAACGCGTATGAGCTGGACTTTGCCGACGCGTCTTTCGACGTCGTGCACGCTCATCAGGTGATGCAGCATCTGGCCGACCCGGTCGCCGCCATGCGGGAAATTCGCCGCGTACTCAAACCCGGTGGTGTGTTTGCCGCTCGCGATGTTGATTATGGCGGGGTCACGCTCTATCCCGAGTTACCGGGCTTGGACGCCTGGCGACAAACCTACCGAGACGTGCATTTCTGGAACGGCGGCAACCCCGATGCCGGCCGGCGCCTCAAAGCCTGGGTGCGGGCGGCAGGCTTCAGTAACGTGACCGCAAGCGCATCCATATGGTGCTTCACCACGGATGCCGAACGGGAGTGGTGGGGAGAATCCTGGGCTGTTCGCGCCACCGAATCGGCGTTCGCTGCCCACGCCATCGAGTCTGGTGTTGCCGACCTGGAGCAGCTGCGCACCATCGCGGCGGCATGGCGCGACTGGGTACAGGACCCCGACGGCTGGTGTGCCATGCCGCACGGCGAAGTACTGGCCAGGGCCTGA
- a CDS encoding ABC transporter ATP-binding protein, which produces MGANGSERTSALPLSVRNLSVSFGATRVVRGISFEIAAGECLAIVGESGSGKSVSARTLLGLAGTNATVSADKLSLGGRSVLGISPAAWRQRRGRDVGLVLQDALVSLDPLRPLGREIGDSLRLHTNMGATARAARVIELLEAVGLPEPHLRARQRSGELSGGERQRALIAAAIALNPPLLIADEPTTALDVTVQAQVLDLLESIKRSGTAVLLISHDLAVVSRIADRVAVMRDGELIESGSTREVLLHPQHPDTRRMIAAVPGDKPRGVRLSPEPAPIRVETRDQGTSPTERPAEPRVVLEARNLSKSFTRPDGTRLQAVNDVSFHLVEGSTLGIVGESGSGKTTLARLLLALTTAEHGDVRVLGQAWSSLTESARRPLRASVGAIYQDALGSFDPRHSVGQILTAATGEARRRHTGPTGRVLALLDSVGLERAVLERRPLQLSGGQRQRVGIARALASRPQILICDEPVSSLDVSVQAQVLDLLDDLQRDLRLSMIFISHDLGVVQHVSDRVAVMQHGHIVEANTARHIFTTPAHAYTRQLLAAVPLLPTRENPRGT; this is translated from the coding sequence ATGGGCGCGAATGGGTCGGAGCGGACATCTGCTCTTCCGCTCAGTGTGCGCAACCTGAGCGTGTCCTTCGGAGCGACCAGGGTGGTGCGCGGGATCTCGTTTGAGATCGCGGCCGGCGAGTGCCTGGCGATTGTGGGGGAATCAGGCTCGGGAAAATCGGTGTCGGCACGCACCCTTCTGGGCCTGGCGGGAACGAACGCCACGGTCAGTGCCGACAAGCTCTCCCTCGGCGGGCGATCGGTGCTCGGGATTTCACCGGCCGCGTGGCGGCAACGGCGTGGCCGGGACGTGGGACTCGTGCTGCAGGATGCCCTGGTGTCCCTGGATCCGCTGCGGCCACTAGGCCGCGAGATCGGTGACTCCCTGCGACTCCACACAAACATGGGAGCCACGGCCCGAGCGGCTCGGGTCATTGAGCTCCTAGAGGCCGTGGGGCTGCCGGAACCGCACCTTCGGGCGCGCCAGCGGTCGGGGGAACTCTCCGGAGGAGAGCGTCAGCGCGCACTCATCGCCGCGGCAATCGCCCTGAACCCGCCGCTTCTGATTGCCGATGAACCCACGACCGCGCTCGACGTAACCGTGCAGGCGCAGGTTCTCGATCTGCTGGAGTCCATTAAGCGCAGCGGAACGGCCGTGCTGCTCATCAGCCATGATCTCGCGGTCGTCAGCCGCATCGCGGACCGCGTAGCGGTGATGCGGGACGGTGAGCTGATTGAGAGCGGCAGCACTCGCGAGGTTTTGCTTCACCCGCAGCATCCGGATACCCGCCGCATGATTGCCGCCGTCCCCGGTGACAAGCCGCGGGGCGTGCGACTCTCCCCGGAGCCAGCACCGATCCGGGTCGAGACTCGCGACCAGGGCACCTCCCCCACCGAGCGCCCCGCCGAACCCCGGGTGGTGCTCGAGGCACGCAACCTCTCTAAGAGCTTCACCCGGCCAGACGGAACCCGGCTACAAGCAGTCAATGATGTCTCGTTCCACCTTGTCGAGGGCAGCACTCTCGGAATCGTTGGGGAGTCCGGTTCGGGAAAGACCACACTCGCCCGTCTTTTGCTCGCGCTCACCACGGCCGAACACGGCGACGTTCGCGTGCTGGGCCAGGCCTGGAGCAGCCTCACGGAGTCCGCGCGGCGGCCACTGCGGGCATCCGTTGGCGCGATCTACCAGGACGCGCTCGGCTCCTTTGATCCCCGGCACTCCGTGGGCCAAATTTTGACCGCTGCCACCGGTGAGGCGCGCAGACGACACACCGGCCCGACTGGGCGGGTCCTCGCGCTGCTGGACAGCGTCGGACTCGAACGCGCCGTGCTCGAGCGGCGCCCGCTGCAACTGTCCGGCGGTCAGCGTCAGCGCGTGGGGATCGCCCGCGCGCTGGCCAGCCGGCCGCAGATCCTCATCTGCGACGAGCCCGTGTCATCCCTCGATGTCAGTGTGCAGGCGCAGGTTCTCGACCTGCTCGATGATCTGCAACGGGACCTGCGCCTGAGCATGATCTTCATTTCGCACGATCTGGGCGTCGTGCAGCATGTCAGTGACCGGGTGGCCGTGATGCAACACGGGCACATTGTGGAGGCGAATACCGCCCGACACATCTTTACGACACCCGCTCACGCCTATACGCGCCAGCTCCTCGCCGCCGTCCCACTCTTGCCCACACGCGAGAATCCCCGCGGCACGTAA
- a CDS encoding ABC transporter permease: MTTGLLALFLVTAAIAPGLVAPGDPLAIDPLSAFTPPSFGHVFGTDESGRDIYTRVVHGTGSSLLIGVAATAIGLGLGLVLGVCAGMLGRVVDFTVNRLLEVLFAFPGLLLALVFILIFGPGVATATIAVGLSTAPGYARIIRAQIVTVRSSAFVEAATVQGLSRARILTRHILPNTLMPLLVLGTLGVGQAIVWAATLSYLGLGAKPPTAEWGAMLSAGRTYITSAWWMSFFPGLFIVLTAVTATVLGRSVERALRHA, translated from the coding sequence GTGACCACCGGACTGCTCGCGCTCTTTCTGGTCACCGCCGCGATTGCACCTGGCCTCGTTGCTCCCGGGGATCCGCTCGCCATCGACCCGCTCTCGGCTTTCACACCCCCGTCCTTCGGGCACGTGTTCGGCACCGACGAATCCGGCCGGGATATCTACACCCGGGTGGTGCATGGAACCGGCAGTTCCCTGCTCATTGGTGTTGCCGCCACCGCCATCGGCCTCGGCCTCGGCCTGGTCCTCGGTGTGTGTGCCGGGATGCTCGGTCGCGTGGTGGATTTCACCGTCAACCGCCTGCTCGAGGTGCTCTTTGCCTTTCCCGGCCTGCTGCTCGCGCTCGTTTTCATCCTCATCTTCGGTCCGGGAGTGGCCACGGCCACGATTGCGGTCGGTCTGTCAACGGCCCCGGGCTATGCACGCATCATTCGCGCCCAGATCGTGACCGTTCGCTCGTCGGCATTTGTGGAGGCGGCGACCGTGCAGGGGCTCAGCCGGGCCAGAATTCTCACCCGCCACATTCTGCCGAATACGTTGATGCCTCTGCTCGTTCTGGGAACCCTCGGGGTGGGTCAGGCCATCGTGTGGGCGGCGACGCTCAGTTATCTGGGTCTGGGTGCGAAACCACCGACGGCGGAGTGGGGGGCGATGCTGTCCGCTGGCCGAACGTACATCACGTCGGCGTGGTGGATGAGCTTCTTCCCGGGGCTCTTCATCGTGCTCACGGCGGTCACCGCCACGGTGCTGGGGCGCAGCGTCGAGCGAGCGTTGCGGCACGCGTGA
- a CDS encoding ABC transporter permease — protein MPERTTRDSPVHDDVRPVRSDRARGGGRGGVRSGSRWAPVRLIGARVLGARLIGARVLGARVLGARLIGARVLGALGVLWLVATLTFFAVRLIPGDPAQAILGGPGSQASAAALAAARAEYGLDQPLFMQYLAQLGRLATGDLGRSYALNMDVAPLVLSQLGGTLLLAFLALALAWLIALSLAMWSTRGGVIALRIGSGLEIVAAALPHFWLATSLIVVFSIWWGVLPPISTSGAVGLILPVLTLAIPLAGFLGQLMRESLLTALESPFVLSARARGESERGVRWVHALRHAALPAINLSGWAFGSLISGAVVVETIFARPGLGRTLLNAVTIRDVPVVVGVVMIVALAYIAMTILTDLAARIADPRVRTS, from the coding sequence ATGCCCGAGCGCACGACCCGGGACAGCCCCGTGCACGACGACGTTCGCCCCGTTCGCTCCGATAGAGCGCGCGGCGGCGGGCGCGGCGGCGTGCGCTCGGGTAGTCGCTGGGCACCCGTGCGCCTGATCGGTGCTCGTGTGCTCGGTGCTCGTCTGATCGGTGCTCGTGTGCTCGGTGCTCGTGTGCTCGGTGCTCGTCTGATCGGTGCTCGTGTGCTCGGTGCGCTGGGCGTACTGTGGCTCGTCGCAACACTGACGTTTTTTGCCGTTCGTTTGATCCCCGGGGATCCCGCCCAGGCGATCCTGGGCGGGCCGGGCTCACAGGCATCCGCTGCTGCCCTCGCTGCTGCCCGGGCGGAATACGGGCTCGATCAACCTCTGTTTATGCAGTACCTCGCTCAGCTTGGTCGACTGGCCACCGGCGATCTTGGCCGCTCCTACGCCCTCAATATGGATGTCGCTCCGCTGGTTCTCAGCCAGCTGGGCGGCACACTACTTCTCGCGTTTCTCGCCCTTGCTCTCGCCTGGCTGATTGCCCTCTCGTTGGCCATGTGGTCAACGCGCGGTGGCGTCATCGCTCTGCGGATCGGCTCGGGCCTGGAGATTGTGGCTGCCGCGTTGCCACACTTCTGGCTTGCGACATCACTCATTGTGGTGTTCAGCATCTGGTGGGGAGTGCTGCCACCCATCAGTACCTCCGGGGCGGTCGGGCTTATTCTTCCCGTGCTCACGTTGGCCATACCGCTCGCCGGCTTTCTGGGCCAGCTGATGCGGGAGTCTCTTCTGACGGCGCTGGAATCTCCGTTCGTGCTCTCGGCGAGGGCCCGCGGCGAGAGCGAACGCGGCGTGCGCTGGGTGCACGCCCTGCGGCACGCCGCACTGCCGGCCATCAACCTTTCGGGCTGGGCCTTCGGCTCCCTGATCAGCGGGGCCGTTGTGGTGGAGACGATCTTCGCCCGGCCGGGGCTGGGACGCACGCTGCTGAACGCGGTGACCATTCGCGATGTGCCGGTGGTCGTGGGGGTGGTCATGATCGTGGCCCTCGCCTACATTGCAATGACGATTCTCACAGATCTGGCCGCTCGTATTGCCGATCCTCGGGTGCGCACCTCGTGA
- a CDS encoding GNAT family N-acetyltransferase, with product MSVQVRPLGDKDFFSWLGLLEGYSEFYENELTDEKALQVWSWIIDKNHPLTGAVAVDDEGTFVGFAHYRAVPQTLSATMGLYLDDLFVAADARGAGTGRAIMDFVKQYAANNHLTRIRLITAADNATAQILYDQVGTRTEWVTYEIEV from the coding sequence ATGTCAGTACAGGTACGCCCGCTGGGCGATAAGGATTTCTTTTCGTGGTTGGGCCTGTTAGAGGGCTACAGCGAGTTTTACGAGAACGAACTCACCGACGAGAAGGCCCTGCAGGTGTGGAGCTGGATCATCGACAAGAACCATCCCCTCACCGGAGCCGTCGCGGTCGACGACGAGGGCACCTTTGTGGGTTTTGCGCACTACCGGGCCGTGCCCCAGACCCTGAGCGCCACCATGGGTCTGTACCTTGACGACCTCTTTGTCGCAGCGGATGCCCGCGGTGCCGGCACCGGCCGGGCCATCATGGACTTCGTGAAGCAGTACGCCGCGAACAACCACCTCACCCGCATCCGCTTGATCACGGCGGCAGACAACGCCACCGCTCAGATTCTCTACGACCAGGTGGGTACTCGCACGGAGTGGGTCACCTACGAGATCGAGGTCTAG
- the valS gene encoding valine--tRNA ligase, whose amino-acid sequence MTHADRVPEKPALEGLEAKWETRWDASGTYRFDREIATRDSIYSIDTPPPTASGSLHIGHVFSYTHTDVVARFQRMRGKNVFYPIGWDDNGLPTERRVQNYYGVRCDPSLPYVENFVPPFEGGDGKSSKAADQLPIGRRNFIELCEVLTKEDEKQFEELWRTLGLSVDWTQTYRTIGQEALFTSQLSFLGNVERGEAYQAMAPTLWDVTFRTAVAQAELEDKDQPAAYHRVSFHQPGGEVIDIETTRPELLPACVALVAHPDDERYKHLFGTTVRTPLFDVEVPILAHHLAQKDKGSGIAMICTFGDLTDVVWWRELDLPNRAIMGFDGRIIAEAPDVITSETGVAAYGQLAGKTVFGAKAAIVTLLRESGELVGEPKPIVHAVKFFEKGDKPLEIVSTRQWYIRNGARDQALRARLLKHGSDLQWHPEFMKVRYENWVNGLTGDWLISRQRFFGVPLPVWYPLDADANPVFDSPVIATRDMLPVDPTSDTAPGYTEDQRGQANGFVGEVDVMDTWATSSLTPQLAGGWERDPELFDLVYPYSLRPQGQDIIRTWLFSTLLRAEQQHGSSPWQHAALSGFIVDPDRKKMSKSKGNVVTPADMLVKHGSDAVRYWAASSRLGTDAAFDPQNPTQIKIGRRLAIKILNASKFILGFEGATDAPVTEPLDQSMLAGLALVVGQATKAFENYDHARALELTESFFWTFCDDYLELVKERAYGEPGAAKDSSVAALNTALSTLLRLFAPFVPFATEEAWSWSNDESIHRAPWPIVSELVSSDASAPRGNIALLDLASRALTGIRRGKTDAKASPKTVVSSAVIRGTAPEVGLLALAAADLKAVGRIDELLFVEGNELAVTDIVFATVSES is encoded by the coding sequence ATGACCCACGCTGACCGCGTCCCCGAAAAGCCCGCCCTCGAAGGGCTGGAAGCGAAATGGGAGACCAGGTGGGACGCCTCAGGTACCTACCGTTTCGACCGCGAGATCGCCACCCGCGACTCGATCTACTCGATCGACACCCCGCCGCCCACGGCCTCCGGCTCCCTGCACATTGGCCACGTCTTCTCCTACACGCACACCGATGTTGTCGCCCGTTTTCAGCGCATGCGCGGCAAGAACGTGTTCTATCCGATCGGCTGGGACGACAACGGCCTCCCGACCGAACGTCGGGTTCAGAACTACTACGGCGTGCGCTGCGACCCCTCGCTCCCCTATGTGGAAAACTTCGTGCCGCCCTTCGAAGGTGGAGACGGCAAGAGCAGCAAGGCCGCCGATCAGCTGCCGATCGGCCGACGCAACTTCATTGAACTGTGTGAGGTGCTCACGAAAGAGGATGAGAAACAGTTTGAAGAGCTGTGGCGCACTCTGGGACTCAGCGTCGACTGGACCCAGACCTACCGCACCATCGGCCAGGAAGCGCTGTTCACCTCTCAGCTGTCCTTCCTCGGCAACGTGGAACGCGGCGAGGCCTACCAAGCCATGGCACCCACTCTGTGGGACGTCACCTTTCGTACCGCGGTAGCTCAGGCCGAGCTTGAAGACAAAGACCAGCCGGCCGCCTACCACCGTGTCTCGTTCCACCAGCCGGGCGGCGAGGTCATCGACATTGAGACCACCCGCCCCGAGCTGCTGCCCGCCTGCGTGGCCCTCGTCGCTCACCCCGACGATGAGCGCTACAAGCACCTCTTCGGCACCACGGTACGCACTCCCCTCTTCGACGTGGAGGTGCCCATCCTCGCGCACCACCTCGCTCAGAAGGACAAGGGCAGCGGAATCGCCATGATCTGCACGTTTGGTGACCTCACCGACGTGGTCTGGTGGCGCGAACTCGACCTCCCCAACCGCGCGATCATGGGCTTCGATGGACGCATCATTGCCGAGGCCCCCGACGTGATCACGTCGGAGACCGGTGTGGCCGCCTATGGCCAGCTCGCCGGCAAGACTGTCTTTGGCGCTAAGGCCGCGATCGTCACGCTGCTGCGTGAGAGCGGTGAGCTCGTGGGTGAGCCCAAGCCCATCGTGCACGCCGTCAAGTTCTTCGAAAAGGGCGACAAGCCCCTCGAGATCGTGTCCACGCGCCAGTGGTACATCCGCAATGGTGCCCGCGACCAGGCGCTGCGTGCTCGCCTGTTGAAGCACGGCTCCGACCTGCAGTGGCACCCCGAGTTCATGAAGGTGCGTTACGAGAATTGGGTGAATGGTCTCACCGGCGACTGGCTCATTTCTCGCCAGCGCTTCTTTGGTGTTCCCCTCCCGGTCTGGTACCCCCTCGATGCCGACGCGAATCCGGTGTTTGACTCCCCCGTCATCGCCACGCGCGACATGCTCCCCGTTGACCCCACATCGGACACCGCTCCCGGGTACACGGAAGATCAGCGCGGACAGGCCAATGGCTTTGTCGGCGAGGTCGACGTGATGGACACCTGGGCCACCTCCTCGCTCACCCCGCAACTCGCTGGCGGCTGGGAGCGCGACCCCGAACTGTTTGATCTCGTGTACCCGTACTCGCTTCGCCCCCAGGGCCAGGACATCATTCGCACCTGGCTGTTCAGCACGCTGCTGCGCGCCGAGCAGCAGCACGGTTCGTCGCCCTGGCAGCACGCCGCGCTGTCCGGATTCATCGTGGACCCCGACCGCAAGAAGATGTCCAAGTCCAAGGGCAACGTTGTCACGCCCGCCGACATGCTCGTCAAGCACGGTTCAGACGCCGTGCGCTACTGGGCGGCATCCTCACGGCTCGGGACCGATGCGGCCTTTGACCCGCAGAACCCCACGCAGATTAAGATCGGTCGCCGTCTGGCGATCAAGATTCTGAACGCAAGCAAGTTCATTCTCGGCTTCGAGGGTGCAACGGACGCGCCGGTGACTGAGCCGCTCGATCAGAGCATGCTCGCCGGCCTTGCCCTCGTGGTGGGCCAGGCCACCAAGGCCTTTGAAAACTATGACCATGCCCGTGCCCTCGAGCTCACCGAGAGCTTCTTCTGGACGTTCTGCGACGACTACCTGGAGCTGGTCAAGGAACGCGCCTACGGCGAGCCCGGAGCGGCCAAGGACTCATCCGTGGCTGCCCTGAACACGGCCCTCTCGACGCTGCTGCGCCTGTTCGCCCCCTTTGTACCCTTCGCCACCGAGGAAGCCTGGTCGTGGTCGAACGACGAGTCCATCCACCGTGCCCCGTGGCCGATCGTGTCTGAGCTTGTTTCTTCGGACGCGAGCGCCCCACGCGGCAACATTGCCCTTCTCGATCTGGCCAGCCGCGCACTCACGGGTATCCGGCGCGGGAAGACCGATGCCAAGGCCTCCCCAAAAACAGTCGTCTCATCTGCTGTAATTAGAGGAACGGCACCAGAGGTGGGTCTGTTGGCGCTGGCCGCCGCTGATCTCAAAGCAGTGGGTCGGATCGATGAACTTCTTTTTGTCGAAGGCAACGAATTGGCTGTGACCGACATTGTGTTTGCCACTGTGTCGGAGAGTTAG
- a CDS encoding ABC transporter substrate-binding protein has protein sequence MPTRSPLFGSRWLVAPVAAIALLLTACTGTPDAAPAGEPISGGTLTYASGDAEPTCLDPHVGGNYPQGLVSSQYLEALVSRNSDGTIIPWLADSWEQSDDGLSWDFTLKQGVSFTDGTPLDAAAVQANVAHLQNPETGSSVGYLALGKVASTEAVSTNVVRFVLSTPDSALLESLSQPWLAIESPTALERTQDENCAAPVGTGPFKVESWVKQNAITMVRNEDYTSPPQDAGHEGPAYLDSIVWRFIPDSASRYAALQAGEVDVIDNAQPDTIVQAEASDSIRHLDAPRPGASNRIELNSGKAPFNDPLVREAFVRSANVDDAVSSLFQGTAERSTSALSSREPLALARPDLFEYSPTAANQLLDAAGWTQKDADGYRIKDGVRLSVEFPVSTNQSIPAEQSVFEQIQATAKDTGFEVVLSPMDLSSWYTALAANDYDAVSAPYTKVGPDVLRILYDSAGIVPAPSGYFANLAQVNDPEIDALLTEAAEVSDADQRAALYEDAQDRILSGFYILPLYDQQNHFLLSSDVQGARSLPTVSTPTFYDAWLNR, from the coding sequence ATGCCCACTCGGAGTCCCCTCTTCGGTAGTCGTTGGCTGGTGGCCCCGGTGGCCGCCATCGCGCTGCTCCTCACCGCCTGTACCGGCACACCCGACGCGGCACCCGCTGGCGAGCCAATCAGCGGCGGCACCCTCACCTACGCCTCGGGCGACGCCGAACCCACCTGTCTGGACCCGCACGTGGGCGGAAACTACCCGCAGGGCCTCGTGAGCAGTCAGTATCTTGAGGCCCTCGTGTCACGCAATTCCGACGGCACGATCATCCCGTGGCTGGCGGACTCGTGGGAACAGAGTGATGACGGGCTGTCGTGGGACTTCACCCTTAAGCAGGGCGTGTCGTTCACCGACGGGACTCCCCTCGACGCTGCGGCCGTGCAGGCCAATGTGGCACACCTGCAAAACCCGGAGACAGGATCATCCGTCGGGTATCTGGCGCTCGGCAAGGTCGCCTCAACCGAAGCGGTCTCGACGAACGTCGTGCGCTTTGTGCTCAGCACGCCCGATAGCGCGTTGCTCGAATCCCTCTCTCAGCCGTGGTTGGCCATCGAATCTCCCACCGCGCTCGAACGTACTCAGGACGAGAACTGCGCCGCTCCGGTGGGCACCGGCCCGTTCAAGGTCGAGAGCTGGGTGAAGCAGAACGCCATCACCATGGTGCGCAATGAGGACTACACGTCACCGCCTCAGGACGCTGGCCACGAGGGCCCGGCGTATCTCGACTCCATCGTGTGGCGCTTCATCCCCGACTCGGCGTCCCGTTACGCCGCACTGCAGGCCGGCGAGGTCGACGTGATCGACAACGCCCAGCCCGACACGATCGTGCAGGCAGAGGCCAGCGACTCGATTCGCCACCTCGACGCACCGCGCCCTGGCGCATCAAACCGGATCGAGCTGAACTCCGGCAAGGCTCCCTTCAATGACCCACTCGTGCGCGAGGCCTTTGTGCGCTCCGCCAACGTGGATGACGCCGTCTCCAGCCTGTTCCAGGGCACGGCGGAGCGGTCCACATCCGCACTCTCGAGCCGTGAACCGCTCGCACTGGCCCGACCGGACCTGTTTGAATACAGTCCCACCGCCGCAAACCAGCTTCTTGACGCAGCGGGATGGACGCAGAAGGACGCAGACGGGTACCGCATCAAGGACGGCGTTCGCCTCTCGGTCGAGTTCCCGGTGAGCACGAACCAGTCGATTCCCGCCGAGCAGTCTGTCTTCGAACAAATCCAGGCCACCGCCAAGGACACCGGGTTCGAGGTTGTTCTCAGCCCCATGGACCTCTCCAGCTGGTACACCGCTCTGGCCGCCAACGACTACGACGCGGTGAGCGCTCCGTACACCAAGGTTGGCCCCGACGTTCTGCGCATCCTGTACGACTCCGCGGGAATCGTCCCGGCGCCGAGCGGATACTTCGCGAACCTCGCTCAGGTGAATGACCCCGAGATTGACGCGCTGCTCACCGAAGCGGCAGAGGTGTCCGATGCCGACCAGCGGGCAGCGCTCTACGAGGACGCTCAGGACCGTATTCTCAGCGGCTTCTACATCCTTCCGCTTTACGACCAGCAGAATCATTTCCTGCTCAGCTCCGACGTGCAGGGGGCGCGTTCTCTTCCGACCGTCTCCACTCCCACGTTCTATGACGCCTGGCTGAATCGGTAG